The following are encoded in a window of Sphaeramia orbicularis chromosome 20, fSphaOr1.1, whole genome shotgun sequence genomic DNA:
- the eef1e1 gene encoding eukaryotic translation elongation factor 1 epsilon-1, with translation MALRELSSLEKYLGLKKPNKYSTQGDKKIPVLQNNNGPPLVGLVTIACHLVKEAKRPELLGDSAESRAVVQQWLEFRVTRLDSYSKEDIKTILKDLNAYLQDKVYMAGNQFTLADTLIYYGIHPLIVDLAIQEKEQYVNVTRWFNHIQHYPGIRHHLPPVVVLRNRIYTSRHH, from the exons ATGGCGTTACGAGAGCTATCGTCGCTGGAAAAATATTTAGGACTGAAAAAGCCTAACAAGTACAGTACACAGGGGGACAAAAAG ATACCTGTGCTACAGAATAATAATGGTCCTCCACTGGTGGGACTAGTGACCATCGCCTGTCATCTGGTGAAAGAGGCCAAGCGTCCAGAGCTGCTGGGTGATTCTGCAGAGAGCAGGGCTGTGGTACAGCAGTGGTTAGAGTTCAGAGTCACCAGACTGGACAGCTACTCCAAAGAAGACATCAAGACCATCCTGAAG GATCTCAATGCCTATTTGCAAGACAAGGTTTACATGGCCGGGAACCAGTTCACCTTAGCTGATACCCTCATCTACTACGGAATCCATCCACTCATT GTGGACTTGGCCATCCAGGAGAAGGAGCAGTACGTGAATGTGACGCGATGGTTCAACCACATCCAGCACTACCCCGGCATCCGACACCACCTCCCTCCAGTAGTTGTGCTCAGAAACAGAATTTACACAAGCAGACACCACTGA